ATAAATGGCCTCAACGAGGCCGCCAGCAACACTAAaaatcaacagcagcagcagcagcagcagcaaccacagaTGCTCTATACGAATCACAGTCACTCGTTGGCCAGAAAGAAATATTTTGGTAGTAACAGCAAtttacagcagcagcagcagcagcaatcatCCTActaccaacagcagcagcaacagcagcaaaatcTTAACAACAATAATATGTTAATGAAAAATCAAAACATAATACAGCAACAAATGTCCGACTGCAAGCTGAGTGATGgcaataataacaataatagcCAGAAAACATCAAGCAAATGGctgaaaaacaacaacaagaaacgCAGCTCTCCCTCCACATCCATAGAGTCGACATCGTCGTATTATCGCAGCAGTCCGGATTCCTCAACGGAGGCCTCCTCAACCACAACCACAGCGGCCACAAGTCTCTGCAGTAATAGCTCTAGCTCTACCAGTCCCAACGAGGATGCTGAGACTGGAGAAAGGGAGGGAGGGAAGCAGctagcaggagcagcagcatcagcagcagcagcagcagcagcagcaggagcaggagcaggagctggagaGAGCCTGAAGGCAGCGAGACCACCCCGGCAGCAGCCATTGAGCTTCTGGAAGACCAACTATCCACAGCAGCCCACCAATCAAATGAAGAATGTGAGTAAAGCTCCTTAAACGAGAATAAATTCCACTTTATAATTTCCATTCTCAAGCAGCAAGTGGGAATGACTGTGGCCAGCCAGAAGGAGGCATTGGCTGtggaacagcagcaacagcaacagcagggacTGTCTTACGACCAGAGACGCAACTCTGGGGGTGGATATCAGCAACATCAGCAAAACTATTATCAATATTATTATCCACAGCCCAAGCAGCTGACAATAGCCTCGTTTTTGCAAAAGGAACTCCTGCCGGaagccaacagcagcagcaacagcaacagcaacaccagcagcaccgacaaaaacagcagcagcagcagcaacaacaactttgGCAGGCATCCACcaacaggaggaggaggaggagcagcaggagcagggaGCGGTGGTTACCAACAGCATCGCTATAGGAATGCACAATACCTCTATCAGCATTACCAGCAGCAGGCGcaggcgcagcagcagcagcagcatgcccaacagcagcagcagcagcagcagcatgggATTAGCACCCATTTTCGGCGTAAGCACAGCGACAATCATGGGAACAACAATAAGAAAATGCACTACAGTGCCGAAAGCATCGTTGGCCCTCAAAAGTCCATTGAGATATTGCCCAGTAGCAATTTCAATGCAATGCACCGACGCATTCAGGGCGGGAATGGCGGGAAGAATGGATACTACCAGCATCACTACCATGCGGTGATCGGTGAGAGTGTGGGGGCGGCAACCACGCCGACCAGCTACGAGCATCAGAATCTGTACAATCTCACCTACGTAAATGTGGATAAGGATGCCTGCAgcgaaggagcagcagccgaaACAGGAGGAGGaaaagccgcagcagcagcagctaccaCAGCTCCTGGCAGTGGCCCGACAACTGTTATCTCACCGGCCGCTGGGAAACTGTCGCTGCTGTCGAAGCCAAGCATCACCCTTACAACGGCCACGTCACCACCTGTACTGGGCACCACCGCACCAGTGGCCATTCCTGTGGCCAGGAATATGTTTGTGCCCCCACCGCCACTGCCGTTGGCCCTGCTCTCGCCGATGGATAGCAGTGGCCACAGCCATTCGCCGGGCACAACGCCCACCAATATGATAAGCTGCGCGCAGCTGGACGAGGCCATCACAGCGGCGGCTGCCAGCGGAACGGCCACGGGCGAACAGCAGGCGCCGGCTAGCCACAGTCCCAACTTTCCTTCAGGTGTGCCGTTCCTCAttcagcagcagccgccaccGCCACACAGCCTCAAGGGACAGCCGCCACAGCAGCTGTTCTTTCACTTTGGCGAGGCGTATGCCAATCCGGCACCTCCGCCGCCCCCGCCTGCTGGAGTGTGGCCGCATCCAAGCTCCCCCTGCTACCCACCCACT
The Drosophila miranda strain MSH22 chromosome XL, D.miranda_PacBio2.1, whole genome shotgun sequence genome window above contains:
- the LOC117188751 gene encoding poly(A) RNA polymerase gld-2 homolog B-like isoform X2, producing the protein MYATQRDDMKIFVAAEVAAADAATSTTATAGCSALPVQQQREFRPGSNLKYNGKYNSKTSNLLRQVTSYHNSITSINGLNEAASNTKNQQQQQQQQQPQMLYTNHSHSLARKKYFGSNSNLQQQQQQQSSYYQQQQQQQQNLNNNNMLMKNQNIIQQQMSDCKLSDGNNNNNSQKTSSKWLKNNNKKRSSPSTSIESTSSYYRSSPDSSTEASSTTTTAATSLCSNSSSSTSPNEDAETGEREGGKQLAGAAASAAAAAAAAGAGAGAGESLKAARPPRQQPLSFWKTNYPQQPTNQMKNQQVGMTVASQKEALAVEQQQQQQQGLSYDQRRNSGGGYQQHQQNYYQYYYPQPKQLTIASFLQKELLPEANSSSNSNSNTSSTDKNSSSSSNNNFGRHPPTGGGGGAAGAGSGGYQQHRYRNAQYLYQHYQQQAQAQQQQQHAQQQQQQQQHGISTHFRRKHSDNHGNNNKKMHYSAESIVGPQKSIEILPSSNFNAMHRRIQGGNGGKNGYYQHHYHAVIGESVGAATTPTSYEHQNLYNLTYVNVDKDACSEGAAAETGGGKAAAAAATTAPGSGPTTVISPAAGKLSLLSKPSITLTTATSPPVLGTTAPVAIPVARNMFVPPPPLPLALLSPMDSSGHSHSPGTTPTNMISCAQLDEAITAAAASGTATGEQQAPASHSPNFPSGVPFLIQQQPPPPHSLKGQPPQQLFFHFGEAYANPAPPPPPPAGVWPHPSSPCYPPTVSPHSVPGHRSVSPTLSSNSSSLGSESHWSGNSSRLTGPSLSPSQRAAASNAGTAGHHQAHMHGHNMNVAGAAFNPSLSHHVPTSPISNNLPWYEVILPPDRFLTQARNMELTVQPEELLCNSKFDKLSMQIWERFRRAQQTTRKFEIKMRLWRFLLRWIPLFAKYRIWLVGSTITGFGTDTSDVDMCLVGGPPHLHSHHQQHQHHGQNAHPYQHQNEKRAEALIILNLFQSVFKKTAIFRDFNLIEARVPILRFRDILNAIEVDLNFNNCVGVMNTYLLQLYAQLDWRTRPLVVVVKLWAQYHDINDAKRMTISSYSLVLMVLHYLQYGCTPHVLPCLHTLYPEKFQLGQQDCFDLNLIETIDPYPTQNHQTLGELFLGFFKYYSYFDFRNHAISVRTGGVLPVSACRLAKSRINDAYQWKELNIEEPFDLSNTARSVYDFATFERVKATFVASARALEHTLDINSVFSPLFLENQFANQPQYSHGHAQGQSRGGGGGAGGSTSAATAAGRNNNINTNMSPTSG